A genomic window from Micromonospora ferruginea includes:
- the dusB gene encoding tRNA dihydrouridine synthase DusB codes for MSELKIGPYEVWPPVVLAPMAGITNVGFRRLCREQGGGIYVCEMITTRALVERNPKTLRMIAFGAEEHPRSLQLYGTDPEITAAAVRIVVERDLADHIDLNFGCPVPKVTRRGGGSALPWRRRLFARLVKAAVDAASPAGVPVTVKMRKGIDDDHLTYVEAGLAAQDAGVAAVALHGRTAAQRYSGTADWDAIATLKQALDVPVLGNGDIWEGEDALRMVAHTGADGVVVGRGCLGRPWLFADLEAAFDGRTDRRLPTLGEVAVTMRRHAELLVEQFVAGARNPARGERDGCTDFRKHVAWYLKGFPIGGELRRSLAMIESLAQLDDLLGKLDPELPFPVETLGQPRGRTNSPGKVFLPDGWLASRDDDTPPEGAELDDSGG; via the coding sequence GTGAGTGAGTTGAAGATCGGGCCGTACGAGGTGTGGCCGCCGGTGGTGCTCGCGCCGATGGCCGGGATCACCAACGTCGGCTTCCGCCGCCTCTGCCGTGAGCAGGGCGGCGGCATCTACGTCTGCGAGATGATCACCACCCGCGCCCTGGTCGAGCGGAACCCGAAGACGCTGCGCATGATCGCGTTCGGCGCCGAGGAGCACCCGCGCAGCCTCCAGCTCTACGGCACCGACCCGGAGATCACCGCCGCCGCCGTGCGGATCGTGGTCGAGCGGGACCTCGCCGACCACATCGACCTGAACTTCGGCTGCCCGGTCCCCAAGGTCACCCGCCGGGGCGGCGGCTCCGCGCTGCCGTGGCGGCGCCGGCTCTTCGCCCGGCTGGTCAAGGCTGCGGTGGACGCCGCGTCGCCCGCCGGGGTGCCGGTCACGGTCAAGATGCGCAAGGGCATCGACGACGACCACCTGACGTACGTCGAGGCCGGGCTGGCCGCCCAGGACGCCGGCGTCGCGGCGGTCGCCCTGCACGGGCGTACGGCGGCGCAGCGCTACTCGGGCACCGCCGACTGGGACGCCATCGCCACGCTCAAGCAGGCGCTCGACGTGCCGGTGCTCGGTAACGGCGACATCTGGGAGGGCGAGGACGCGCTGCGGATGGTCGCCCACACCGGGGCGGACGGCGTGGTGGTGGGGCGCGGCTGCCTGGGCCGGCCGTGGCTCTTCGCCGACCTGGAGGCCGCGTTCGACGGCCGCACCGACCGGCGGCTGCCCACCCTCGGCGAGGTGGCGGTGACCATGCGCCGGCACGCCGAGCTGCTGGTGGAGCAGTTCGTGGCCGGGGCCCGCAATCCGGCGCGGGGCGAGCGGGACGGCTGCACCGACTTCCGCAAGCACGTCGCCTGGTACCTGAAGGGTTTCCCGATCGGCGGCGAACTGCGCCGCTCGCTCGCCATGATCGAGAGTCTGGCCCAGCTCGACGACCTGCTCGGCAAGCTCGACCCGGAGCTGCCGTTCCCGGTCGAGACGCTCGGCCAGCCGCGCGGCCGGACCAACTCCCCGGGCAAGGTCTTCCTGCCCGACGGCTGGCTGGCCAGTCGCGACGACGACACCCCGCCGGAGGGTGCCGAGCTGGACGACTCGGGCGGCTGA
- a CDS encoding C39 family peptidase, protein MRTDLIRKTALTVAGIAATAGGIAGPAIAAQATPAERAAQVVVDRKGHGERELDVRYEAQPNFYFCGPAAARNALSVQGKNIDVDAMAKEMGTTESGTNSINDVTPVLNKETGKNVYRSTEIPADKARDKADKLRADVVRAVDDGRAVVANIAGTATDTDGTTHSFEGGHYISVVGYRDGGKVVTIADSANPDMASYRMDVDALAHWIASRGYSS, encoded by the coding sequence ATGCGTACCGATCTGATCCGCAAGACCGCGCTGACCGTCGCCGGGATCGCCGCCACCGCCGGTGGCATCGCCGGCCCCGCCATCGCCGCGCAGGCCACCCCCGCCGAGCGCGCCGCCCAGGTCGTCGTCGACCGCAAGGGCCACGGCGAGCGGGAGCTGGACGTGCGCTACGAGGCGCAGCCCAACTTCTACTTCTGCGGCCCGGCCGCGGCCCGCAACGCGCTGTCGGTGCAGGGCAAGAACATCGACGTGGACGCCATGGCCAAGGAGATGGGCACCACCGAGTCCGGCACCAACTCGATCAACGACGTCACCCCGGTGCTGAACAAGGAGACCGGCAAGAACGTCTACCGGTCCACCGAGATCCCGGCGGACAAGGCCCGCGACAAGGCCGACAAGCTGCGCGCCGACGTGGTGCGCGCGGTGGACGACGGCCGGGCCGTGGTGGCCAACATCGCCGGCACCGCCACCGACACCGACGGCACCACCCACTCCTTCGAGGGTGGCCACTACATCAGCGTGGTGGGCTACCGCGACGGCGGCAAGGTCGTGACGATCGCCGACTCGGCGAACCCGGACATGGCCTCCTACCGGATGGACGTGGACGCCCTGGCGCACTGGATCGCCAGCCGCGGCTACAGCTCCTGA
- a CDS encoding nuclear transport factor 2 family protein, with amino-acid sequence MNAYTELVDRYLAVWNETDADARAAGVAALFTPDASYVDPLADVHGHEQIAAAVAGVQQAFPGHVLRPHGPVDGHHDVVRFGWELVPATGGESVAVGFDVVVRAPDGRVRAAHGFLDKVPTPA; translated from the coding sequence ATGAACGCGTACACCGAGCTGGTCGACCGCTACCTCGCGGTCTGGAACGAGACCGACGCCGACGCCCGCGCCGCCGGGGTCGCCGCCCTCTTCACCCCCGACGCCAGCTACGTCGACCCGCTGGCCGACGTGCACGGCCACGAGCAGATCGCGGCGGCCGTGGCCGGGGTCCAGCAGGCCTTCCCCGGCCACGTGCTGCGCCCGCACGGTCCGGTCGACGGCCACCACGACGTGGTCCGCTTCGGCTGGGAACTGGTCCCCGCCACCGGCGGCGAATCGGTCGCGGTCGGCTTCGACGTGGTCGTCCGCGCCCCCGACGGCCGGGTGCGCGCCGCGCACGGTTTCCTGGACAAGGTCCCCACCCCCGCCTGA
- a CDS encoding helix-turn-helix domain-containing protein, protein MRRWRELRRLSQLELSIRAEVSTRHLSFVETGRSRPSREMVLRLADPLDLPLRERNRLLLAAGYAPAYPETALAAPRMAAVRAAVRQVLGGHEPYPAAVVDRGWHLVDANDSLAVLTERVAPELLAGRVNVLRASLHPDGLAPHIVNLGEWRGHLLNRLARQVELTGDAELAALEEELRGYPGGGPDRSVDQPGPDELVVPLRVRHDGGELCFLSTVATFGTPLDVTLAELSIESFYPADERTAAVLRERARN, encoded by the coding sequence CTGCGCCGGTGGCGGGAGCTGCGCCGGCTCAGCCAACTCGAGCTGTCCATCCGGGCGGAGGTGTCGACCCGGCACCTGAGCTTCGTCGAGACCGGGCGCTCCCGGCCCAGCCGGGAGATGGTGCTGCGGCTGGCCGATCCGCTCGACCTGCCGCTGCGGGAACGCAACCGGCTGCTGCTGGCCGCCGGCTACGCCCCGGCGTACCCGGAGACCGCGCTGGCCGCGCCCCGGATGGCCGCGGTCCGCGCGGCGGTCCGGCAGGTGCTGGGCGGCCACGAGCCCTACCCGGCGGCGGTGGTGGACCGGGGGTGGCACCTGGTGGACGCCAACGACAGCCTGGCGGTGCTCACCGAGCGGGTGGCGCCCGAGCTGCTGGCCGGCCGGGTGAACGTGCTGCGGGCCAGCCTGCACCCGGACGGGCTGGCCCCGCACATCGTCAACCTCGGCGAGTGGCGCGGGCACCTGCTCAACCGGTTGGCCCGGCAGGTGGAGCTGACCGGGGACGCGGAGCTGGCCGCGCTGGAGGAGGAGCTGCGCGGCTATCCGGGTGGCGGGCCGGACCGGTCCGTGGACCAGCCCGGCCCGGACGAGCTGGTGGTGCCGCTGCGGGTGCGGCACGACGGCGGGGAGCTGTGCTTCCTCAGCACGGTCGCGACCTTCGGTACGCCGCTCGACGTCACGCTGGCCGAGCTGTCCATCGAGTCGTTCTATCCGGCCGACGAGCGCACGGCCGCCGTACTCCGGGAACGCGCCCGGAACTGA
- a CDS encoding beta-N-acetylhexosaminidase, translating to MPATPAAAGELARVAADHAAGQLAPPAPVHLGDVVPAPERVLPDPAGDFTLPPDAAIRVDAAGLDVAEQLAGWLRPATGLPLPVTDAAGPGPDGPLTLTVAATDATAPALSGSPLAPGAPAPRPPADRAASAGTARADADGDDVALGDEGYRLDVTATGVRITAVTPAGLFHGTQTLRQLLPAAIESATPVAERWVLPGGTIVDRPRFAYRGAMLDVARHFFGVDDVLRVVDHLARYKLNHLHLHLTDDQGWRIAVESRPRLTEVGGDTAVGGAPGGWYTRDDYRRIVAYAARRHVTVVPEIDLPGHTNAALVAYPELAPGKTAPPPYTGTDVGFSYLDPDDERTYAFVADVVGEVAALTPGPWLHLGGDEAFKVPAASYRAFVERAQALVAATGKTVVGWHQIAPAGHVDGRVVQWWGTNGDDPGTADAVRRGARLVLSPGNHAYLDMKYAPDTPIGHDWAGLVDVRRAYEWDPGAHVHGVPAEAVLGVEAPLWTESVTTRAEIEFMMFPRLPAVAELGWSPRSTHDWAGFAERLAGHGPRWTAAGITFHPAPEIPWPDGPSRVAPERVEAAV from the coding sequence CTGCCCGCCACGCCGGCCGCCGCCGGCGAGCTGGCCCGCGTCGCCGCCGACCACGCCGCCGGCCAGCTCGCCCCGCCCGCGCCGGTCCACCTCGGCGACGTGGTGCCGGCACCCGAGCGGGTGCTCCCCGACCCGGCCGGTGACTTCACGCTGCCGCCGGACGCGGCGATCCGGGTCGACGCCGCCGGCCTCGACGTGGCCGAGCAGCTCGCCGGCTGGCTGCGCCCGGCCACCGGCCTCCCGCTCCCGGTGACCGACGCGGCCGGCCCGGGGCCGGACGGCCCACTGACGCTCACCGTCGCGGCGACCGACGCCACCGCGCCCGCGCTGTCGGGGAGCCCGCTCGCCCCGGGCGCACCGGCCCCGCGCCCGCCGGCCGACCGCGCGGCCTCCGCCGGCACGGCCCGGGCCGACGCGGACGGCGACGACGTGGCGCTCGGGGACGAGGGCTACCGGCTCGACGTCACCGCCACCGGCGTCCGGATCACCGCCGTCACCCCGGCCGGGCTGTTCCACGGCACGCAGACGCTGCGCCAGCTCCTGCCGGCGGCGATCGAGAGCGCCACCCCGGTCGCGGAGCGCTGGGTGCTGCCCGGTGGCACGATCGTCGACCGGCCGCGCTTCGCCTACCGGGGCGCGATGCTCGACGTCGCCCGGCACTTCTTCGGCGTGGACGACGTGCTGCGCGTGGTCGACCACCTGGCCCGCTACAAGCTCAACCACCTGCACCTGCACCTCACCGACGACCAGGGCTGGCGGATCGCCGTCGAATCGCGACCCCGGCTCACCGAGGTCGGCGGCGACACCGCGGTGGGCGGCGCGCCCGGCGGCTGGTACACCCGTGACGACTACCGGCGGATCGTCGCGTACGCCGCCCGCCGGCACGTCACCGTGGTGCCCGAGATCGACCTCCCCGGGCACACCAACGCGGCGCTCGTCGCCTACCCCGAGCTGGCACCCGGCAAGACCGCGCCGCCGCCGTACACCGGCACCGACGTCGGGTTCAGCTACCTCGACCCGGACGACGAGCGGACGTACGCCTTCGTCGCCGACGTGGTCGGCGAGGTGGCCGCGCTGACCCCCGGACCGTGGCTGCACCTCGGCGGCGACGAGGCGTTCAAGGTGCCGGCGGCGAGCTACCGCGCCTTCGTCGAGCGGGCCCAGGCGCTGGTCGCGGCCACCGGCAAGACGGTGGTCGGCTGGCACCAGATCGCCCCCGCCGGGCACGTCGACGGACGCGTCGTGCAGTGGTGGGGCACCAACGGCGACGACCCCGGGACGGCCGACGCGGTCCGCCGGGGCGCCCGGCTCGTCCTCTCCCCCGGCAACCACGCCTACCTGGACATGAAGTACGCCCCGGACACCCCGATCGGGCACGACTGGGCCGGGCTCGTCGACGTGCGCCGGGCGTACGAGTGGGACCCGGGCGCGCACGTCCACGGTGTGCCGGCGGAGGCCGTGCTGGGGGTGGAGGCGCCGCTGTGGACCGAGTCGGTCACCACCCGCGCCGAGATCGAATTCATGATGTTCCCGCGCCTGCCCGCCGTCGCCGAGCTGGGATGGTCGCCCCGCTCGACGCACGACTGGGCCGGGTTCGCCGAACGGCTCGCCGGCCACGGCCCGCGCTGGACCGCCGCCGGGATCACGTTCCACCCCGCCCCCGAGATCCCCTGGCCGGACGGGCCCTCGCGGGTCGCCCCCGAGCGGGTGGAGGCCGCGGTGTGA
- the ppdK gene encoding pyruvate, phosphate dikinase gives MAAQEETVESKYVYDFAEGNKDLKDLLGGKGANLAEMTNLGLPVPPGFTITTEACQAYLTTGREPDGLAAQIEAHLESLEREMGRRLGDPADPLLVSVRSGAKFSMPGMMETVLNVGLNDRSVIGLSTQAGGNDRFAWDSYRRLIQMFGKTVCEVPGEEFEHALDDAKHAKGTRNDLDLDADDLRALVDAYKKIFAKHTGREFPQEPREQLDLAIRAVFDSWNAERAILYRRQERIPADLGTAVNVVSMVFGNLGPDSGTGVAFTRDPGSGAQGIYGDYLANAQGEDVVAGIRNTVPLQELEQLDKTSYDQLLGIMARLEEHYKDLCDIEFTIERGKLWMLQTRVGKRTAAAAFVIAGQLVDEGLIDLDEALHRVNGAQLAQLMFPRFQLDHDVPPVARGIGASPGAASGKVVFTSARAVELAAEGESVILVRRETNPDDLNGMIAAKGILTSRGGKTSHAAVVARGMGKTCVSGADELEVNVPAKKFTVGGHTVGEGDVVSIDGTTGKVYLGEVPVMPSEVVQYFEGSLDPEHIDNPLVRAVHRIMTHADGARRLRVRTNADTGADAARARRFGAEGIGLCRTEHMFLGDRRELVERLILAGGGRERDEALAALLPLQRADFVEIFREMDGLPVTVRLIDPPLHEFLPPLEQLAVNVAVAQERGEDVAKEEALLSAVRRMHEENPMLGLRGVRLGLVIPGLFAMQVRAIAEAAVAVARDGGTACPEIMVPLVGAVQELETVRAEAEKIIAEVVGDSGVDVLIGTMIEVPRAALTAGQIAEAAEFFSFGTNDLTQMGWGFSRDDVEGAFFWRYLELGIFGISPFESIDADGVGRLVRIAAEEGRAARPGLKLGVCGEHGGDPDSVHFFHEVGLDYVSCSPFRVPVARLEAGRAAISTTGSDSR, from the coding sequence GTGGCAGCGCAAGAGGAAACGGTCGAGAGTAAGTACGTCTACGACTTCGCCGAGGGCAACAAGGACCTCAAGGACCTGCTCGGTGGCAAGGGCGCCAACCTGGCCGAGATGACCAACCTCGGTCTGCCCGTCCCGCCCGGTTTCACCATCACCACCGAGGCCTGCCAGGCGTACCTGACGACCGGGCGCGAGCCGGACGGGCTGGCCGCGCAGATCGAGGCGCACCTGGAGTCGCTGGAGCGCGAGATGGGCCGCCGGCTCGGCGACCCGGCCGACCCGCTGCTGGTCTCGGTGCGCTCCGGCGCCAAGTTCTCCATGCCCGGCATGATGGAGACCGTCCTCAACGTCGGCCTCAACGACCGCAGCGTCATCGGCCTGAGCACCCAGGCGGGTGGGAACGATCGGTTCGCCTGGGACTCCTACCGCCGCCTGATCCAGATGTTCGGCAAGACCGTCTGCGAGGTGCCCGGCGAGGAGTTCGAGCACGCGCTGGACGACGCCAAGCACGCCAAGGGCACGCGGAACGACCTCGACCTGGACGCCGACGACCTGCGCGCGCTCGTCGACGCGTACAAGAAGATCTTCGCCAAGCACACCGGGCGTGAGTTCCCGCAGGAGCCGCGCGAACAGCTCGACCTGGCCATCCGCGCGGTCTTCGACTCGTGGAACGCGGAGCGGGCCATCCTCTACCGCCGGCAGGAGCGCATCCCGGCCGACCTGGGCACCGCGGTCAACGTGGTCAGCATGGTCTTCGGCAACCTCGGGCCGGACTCCGGCACCGGCGTCGCGTTCACCCGCGACCCGGGCAGCGGCGCGCAGGGCATCTACGGCGACTACCTGGCCAACGCCCAGGGCGAGGACGTGGTGGCCGGCATCCGCAACACGGTGCCGTTGCAGGAGCTGGAGCAGCTCGACAAGACCTCCTACGACCAGTTGCTCGGCATCATGGCCCGGCTGGAGGAGCACTACAAGGACCTCTGCGACATCGAGTTCACCATCGAGCGCGGCAAGCTCTGGATGCTCCAGACCCGGGTCGGCAAGCGCACCGCCGCCGCCGCGTTCGTCATCGCCGGCCAGCTCGTCGACGAGGGCCTGATCGACCTGGACGAGGCGCTGCACCGGGTCAACGGCGCGCAGCTCGCCCAGTTGATGTTCCCGCGCTTCCAGCTCGACCACGACGTCCCGCCGGTGGCCAGGGGCATCGGCGCGTCCCCCGGCGCGGCGTCCGGCAAGGTGGTCTTCACCTCGGCCCGCGCCGTCGAGCTGGCCGCCGAGGGCGAGTCGGTGATCCTGGTCCGCCGGGAGACCAACCCGGACGACCTCAACGGCATGATCGCCGCCAAGGGCATCCTCACCTCGCGCGGCGGCAAGACCAGCCACGCCGCCGTGGTGGCCCGGGGCATGGGCAAGACCTGTGTGTCCGGCGCCGACGAGCTGGAGGTGAACGTCCCGGCGAAGAAGTTCACCGTCGGCGGGCACACGGTCGGCGAGGGCGACGTGGTGTCGATCGACGGCACCACCGGCAAGGTCTACCTCGGCGAGGTGCCGGTCATGCCGTCCGAGGTGGTGCAGTACTTCGAAGGCAGCCTCGACCCGGAGCACATCGACAACCCGCTGGTCCGGGCCGTACACCGGATCATGACGCACGCCGACGGGGCGCGGCGGCTGCGCGTGCGGACGAACGCCGACACCGGCGCGGACGCGGCGCGGGCCCGGCGCTTCGGCGCCGAGGGCATCGGCCTGTGCCGCACCGAGCACATGTTCCTCGGCGACCGCCGGGAGCTGGTCGAGCGGCTCATCCTCGCCGGCGGCGGGCGGGAGCGCGACGAGGCGCTGGCCGCGCTGCTGCCGTTGCAGCGGGCCGACTTCGTGGAGATCTTCCGGGAGATGGACGGGCTGCCGGTCACCGTGCGGCTGATCGACCCGCCGCTGCACGAGTTCCTGCCCCCGCTGGAGCAGCTCGCGGTCAACGTCGCGGTCGCCCAGGAGCGCGGCGAGGACGTGGCCAAGGAGGAGGCGCTGCTCTCCGCGGTCCGCCGGATGCACGAGGAGAACCCGATGCTGGGCCTGCGCGGGGTCCGGCTCGGCCTGGTCATCCCCGGCCTGTTCGCCATGCAGGTCCGCGCCATCGCCGAGGCCGCCGTCGCGGTCGCCCGCGACGGCGGGACGGCCTGCCCGGAGATCATGGTGCCGCTGGTCGGCGCCGTGCAGGAGCTGGAGACGGTACGCGCCGAGGCCGAGAAGATCATCGCCGAGGTGGTCGGGGACAGCGGCGTCGACGTGCTGATCGGCACGATGATCGAGGTGCCGCGGGCGGCCCTGACCGCCGGGCAGATCGCCGAGGCGGCCGAGTTCTTCTCCTTCGGCACCAACGACCTGACCCAGATGGGCTGGGGCTTCTCCCGCGACGACGTGGAGGGCGCGTTCTTCTGGCGCTACCTGGAGCTGGGCATCTTCGGCATCTCGCCGTTCGAGTCGATCGACGCCGACGGCGTCGGCCGGCTGGTCCGGATCGCCGCCGAGGAGGGCCGGGCGGCCCGCCCCGGGCTGAAGCTCGGCGTCTGCGGTGAGCACGGCGGCGACCCGGACTCGGTGCACTTCTTCCACGAGGTGGGCCTGGACTACGTCTCCTGCTCGCCGTTCCGGGTGCCGGTGGCCCGGCTGGAGGCCGGCCGCGCGGCGATCAGCACGACCGGCTCCGACTCCCGCTGA
- a CDS encoding VOC family protein, translating to MTAVWENLTIDARDPSRLARWWAEALGYQVITDKPDEVEIRRTPETLPGLVFVPVSGPKQGKNRLHVDLRPTDLEAEVERLVDMGARHVDIGQGDVEWTVLADPEGNEFCVLHAR from the coding sequence ATGACCGCCGTCTGGGAGAACCTGACCATCGACGCCCGGGACCCGTCCCGGCTCGCCCGCTGGTGGGCCGAGGCGCTCGGCTATCAGGTGATCACCGACAAGCCGGACGAGGTGGAGATCCGGCGCACCCCCGAGACGCTCCCCGGCCTGGTCTTCGTCCCGGTCTCCGGGCCGAAGCAGGGCAAGAACCGGCTGCACGTGGACCTGCGCCCGACCGACCTGGAGGCCGAGGTGGAACGGCTCGTCGACATGGGCGCGCGGCACGTCGACATCGGGCAGGGAGACGTGGAGTGGACCGTGCTGGCCGACCCGGAGGGCAACGAGTTCTGCGTGCTGCATGCACGCTGA
- a CDS encoding deoxyguanosinetriphosphate triphosphohydrolase, which translates to MHADDAARLVAEAPKDTGYGRSPFERDRARVLHSAAFRRLAAKTQVHVAGTDDFLRTRLTHSLEVAQIAREMGARLGCDPDVVDTAGLAHDLGHPPFGHNGEYALDELAAAAGGFEGNAQTLRVLTRLEAKVLTPDGRSAGLNLTRAALDAVGKYPWERRSGERKFGVYADDRPVFDWLRAGAPPGDRRCLEAQVMDWADDVAYSVHDVEDGIHGGHVDLRPLLADGDERRALCADVASAYSGEAPEDLAEVLDELLADPVLAPLAAYDGSHRALAALKATTSVLTGRFVSTVVAATQARHGAGPHRRYAADLVVPRRIRAQCALLKGIALRYVMRRPGASGRYDRQREVLAELVGALLDRAPDALDEVFAPLWRDAPDDAARLRVVVDQVASLTDPAALAWHARLVSAR; encoded by the coding sequence ATGCACGCTGACGACGCGGCGCGGCTGGTCGCCGAGGCGCCCAAGGACACCGGGTACGGGCGGTCCCCGTTCGAGCGCGACCGCGCCCGGGTGCTGCACTCGGCGGCGTTCCGCCGGCTCGCCGCGAAGACCCAGGTGCACGTCGCCGGCACCGACGACTTCCTGCGTACCCGGCTGACCCACTCGCTGGAGGTGGCGCAGATCGCCCGCGAGATGGGCGCGCGCCTCGGCTGCGACCCGGACGTGGTGGACACCGCCGGGCTCGCCCACGACCTGGGTCACCCGCCGTTCGGGCACAACGGTGAGTACGCCCTGGACGAGCTGGCCGCCGCGGCCGGCGGCTTCGAGGGCAACGCGCAGACGCTGCGCGTGCTCACCCGGCTGGAGGCGAAGGTGCTCACCCCGGACGGGCGGTCCGCCGGGCTGAACCTGACCCGGGCCGCGCTCGACGCGGTCGGCAAATATCCCTGGGAGCGCCGCTCCGGCGAGCGCAAGTTCGGCGTGTACGCCGACGACCGCCCGGTCTTCGACTGGCTGCGCGCCGGCGCCCCACCCGGCGACCGGCGCTGCCTGGAGGCCCAGGTGATGGACTGGGCCGACGACGTGGCGTACTCGGTGCACGACGTCGAGGACGGCATCCACGGCGGGCACGTCGACCTGCGCCCGCTGCTCGCCGACGGGGACGAGCGGCGGGCGCTCTGCGCCGACGTGGCGTCCGCCTACTCCGGGGAGGCGCCGGAGGACCTGGCGGAGGTGCTGGACGAGCTGCTCGCCGATCCGGTGCTCGCCCCGCTCGCCGCGTACGACGGCAGCCACCGCGCGCTCGCCGCGCTGAAGGCCACCACGAGCGTGCTCACCGGCCGGTTCGTCTCGACCGTGGTCGCCGCCACCCAGGCGCGTCACGGCGCCGGCCCGCACCGCCGGTACGCCGCCGACCTGGTGGTGCCGCGCCGGATCCGGGCGCAGTGCGCGCTGCTCAAGGGCATCGCCCTGCGGTACGTGATGCGCCGCCCGGGTGCGAGTGGCCGCTACGACCGGCAGCGGGAGGTCCTCGCCGAGCTGGTCGGCGCGCTGCTCGACCGCGCCCCGGACGCGCTCGACGAGGTCTTCGCGCCGCTCTGGCGGGACGCGCCGGACGACGCCGCCCGGCTGCGCGTGGTGGTCGACCAGGTGGCCTCGCTCACCGACCCGGCCGCGCTGGCCTGGCACGCCCGGCTGGTGTCGGCCCGCTGA
- a CDS encoding siderophore-interacting protein, which produces MTDRPKTLTAATVVRTTRPTPHLIRLVLGGAELTGLPVGAYTDHYVKFVFPPAGVTYPHPTDLATVKREFPAEQWPRLRAYTVRAWDAAAGELTVDVVHHGEEGLAGPWAAALRPGDRVLFTGPGGAYAPDPTADWHLLAGDESALPAIAAALERLPAGAPARVYVEVAGPADELPLASAGAVELRWLHRAGRPAGAALVEAVRAAEFPPGRVHAFVHGEAGAVKELRRLLRVERGVPRDDLSISGYWRRGLDDEGWRATKRTWNAEVEAEESARVAT; this is translated from the coding sequence ATGACGGATCGCCCGAAGACGCTCACCGCCGCCACGGTCGTGCGGACCACCCGGCCCACCCCGCACCTGATCCGGCTCGTGCTGGGCGGCGCCGAGCTGACCGGCCTGCCGGTGGGCGCCTACACCGACCACTACGTGAAGTTCGTCTTCCCGCCGGCCGGGGTGACCTATCCGCACCCGACCGACCTGGCCACCGTCAAGCGGGAGTTCCCCGCCGAGCAGTGGCCCCGGCTGCGGGCCTACACGGTGCGGGCCTGGGACGCGGCGGCCGGCGAGCTGACCGTCGACGTGGTGCACCACGGCGAGGAAGGGCTGGCCGGCCCGTGGGCGGCGGCGCTGCGCCCCGGTGACCGGGTGCTGTTCACCGGCCCCGGTGGCGCGTACGCACCGGACCCGACCGCCGACTGGCACCTGCTGGCCGGCGACGAGAGCGCGCTGCCGGCGATCGCCGCCGCCCTGGAACGGCTGCCGGCCGGCGCGCCGGCCCGGGTCTACGTCGAGGTGGCGGGTCCCGCCGACGAGTTGCCGCTGGCCAGTGCCGGCGCGGTCGAGCTGCGGTGGCTGCACCGGGCCGGGCGTCCGGCCGGCGCCGCGCTGGTCGAGGCGGTCCGGGCGGCGGAGTTCCCGCCCGGCCGGGTGCACGCGTTCGTGCACGGTGAGGCCGGCGCGGTGAAGGAGCTGCGCCGCCTGCTCCGGGTCGAGCGGGGCGTGCCCCGGGACGACCTGTCCATCTCCGGCTACTGGCGGCGCGGCCTGGACGACGAGGGCTGGCGCGCCACCAAGCGGACCTGGAACGCCGAGGTCGAGGCCGAGGAGTCCGCCCGCGTCGCGACCTGA